A stretch of Desulfurivibrio alkaliphilus AHT 2 DNA encodes these proteins:
- the nifB gene encoding nitrogenase cofactor biosynthesis protein NifB yields MNATADRANHPCFNPAVKGQFGRVHLPVAPHCNIKCNYCNRKYDCVNESRPGVTSTVLTPDQALVYVDRVLEREPRISVVGIAGPGDPFANAEATMETLRLINEKYSDKLLCLSSNGMNIGPHIPELAALNVSHVTITVNAVDPEIGARIYGWVRDGKVLYRGRQAAELLLRRQLEAIGRLKAAGITVKINCIMIPGVNDQHIPAVAEAMRDLGADLFNCMALFPNAGTPFAEIIEPSKQELAAMRAKAEKFLPQMRHCTRCRADAVGLLGEDKSGEMQGCLSACATLPPPAPADRPYVAVATMEGILVNQHLGEAEVFQVFEPHAGGYHLREERPAPPRGGGVRRWISLGRVLNDCRAVLVSGVGETPKEILRESGLRTVEMNGFINEGLKAVYEGGNPTLFKARQAKSCSSGGCRGAGEGCG; encoded by the coding sequence ATGAACGCAACAGCAGACAGAGCTAATCATCCCTGCTTCAATCCGGCGGTTAAGGGACAGTTTGGGCGAGTGCACCTGCCGGTGGCGCCCCATTGCAATATCAAGTGCAATTACTGCAACCGCAAATATGACTGCGTTAACGAATCGCGGCCAGGGGTTACTTCCACCGTGCTGACCCCCGACCAGGCCTTGGTGTACGTGGATCGGGTATTGGAGCGTGAACCCCGGATCAGCGTGGTGGGGATCGCCGGCCCCGGTGACCCGTTTGCCAACGCCGAGGCCACCATGGAAACCCTGCGGCTGATCAACGAAAAGTATTCCGACAAGCTGCTTTGCCTGTCGAGCAACGGAATGAATATCGGCCCCCATATCCCGGAGCTGGCCGCCCTGAATGTTTCCCATGTCACCATCACCGTCAACGCGGTGGACCCGGAGATCGGGGCGCGTATTTACGGTTGGGTGCGGGACGGCAAGGTCCTTTACCGGGGCCGGCAGGCCGCCGAGCTGTTGCTCCGCCGCCAGTTGGAGGCCATTGGCCGGCTCAAGGCAGCCGGGATCACGGTCAAGATCAACTGCATTATGATTCCGGGCGTCAATGACCAACATATCCCGGCGGTGGCCGAGGCGATGCGCGATTTGGGTGCCGATCTGTTCAATTGCATGGCCCTGTTCCCCAATGCCGGCACTCCCTTTGCCGAGATCATCGAGCCCAGTAAGCAGGAGCTGGCGGCAATGCGGGCTAAAGCGGAAAAATTTCTGCCCCAGATGCGCCACTGCACCCGTTGCCGGGCCGACGCCGTGGGCCTGCTGGGCGAGGACAAAAGCGGCGAAATGCAGGGCTGCCTGAGTGCCTGTGCCACCCTGCCGCCCCCGGCCCCGGCCGATCGGCCCTATGTGGCGGTGGCCACCATGGAAGGCATTCTGGTCAATCAGCACCTGGGCGAGGCCGAAGTTTTTCAGGTTTTCGAGCCCCACGCCGGAGGCTACCACCTGCGGGAAGAACGCCCGGCGCCGCCCAGGGGCGGCGGGGTGCGGCGCTGGATCTCTTTAGGTCGGGTGCTCAACGACTGCCGGGCGGTGCTGGTCAGCGGGGTGGGGGAGACCCCCAAAGAGATCCTGCGCGAATCGGGGCTGCGCACCGTGGAGATGAACGGCTTTATCAATGAGGGCCTGAAGGCCGTTTATGAGGGCGGCAACCCGACCCTGTTCAAGGCCAGGCAGGCCAAGTCCTGCTCCAGCGGCGGTTGCCGGGGAGCCGGCGAGGGCTGCGGGTAA
- a CDS encoding nitrogenase component 1: MGKKTPDFISTTNACKLCRPLGAVLAFRGVAGAVPYLHGSQGCATYMRRYIISHFNEPIDIASSSLGEKNAIYGGGPNLMLGLQNVTAKYRPALIGIATTCLTETIGDDLNLLLAQYRREFIGDDDSAPLLIRVSTPSYAGSHMEGFHGAVMALVEQLAAPAESDSVSGQAMPTEAGINLFPGLVSPADLRLLKDILAEFNLPATILPDFSDTLDGPALEDYPLIPPGGTEIAAIAGMGRAAVSIEFGRTIPDNLSAAGWLAAQRGVSRKQLGLPLGLRETDRLMELLAQLAASRSAPTGCEESPTSAQPALPPRQAAARGRLLDAMVDGHKYLAGKRALVYGEEDLVVGLSSLLAELGIRPVLCASGGKSGKLAAAIGEVTGELLPAGSSPEVYEDCDFFDIAERARQLKPDLIIGHSKGYSLARELAIPLIRLGFPIHDRLGGQRILHLGYQGAQQLFDTIVNTLIAHKQDSSPVGYSYM; encoded by the coding sequence ATGGGCAAGAAAACACCGGATTTTATTTCCACCACCAACGCCTGCAAGCTGTGCCGGCCCCTGGGGGCGGTGCTGGCCTTTCGCGGAGTGGCCGGGGCCGTGCCCTATTTGCACGGCTCTCAGGGTTGCGCCACCTACATGCGGCGCTACATCATCAGCCATTTCAATGAACCCATCGATATCGCCTCCTCCTCTTTGGGGGAGAAGAATGCCATCTACGGTGGCGGCCCCAACCTGATGCTGGGGTTGCAAAACGTCACCGCCAAGTACCGGCCGGCGCTGATCGGCATTGCCACTACCTGCCTCACCGAGACCATCGGTGATGACCTCAACCTATTGTTGGCCCAGTACCGGCGGGAGTTTATCGGCGATGATGACAGTGCCCCCCTGCTGATCCGGGTTTCCACCCCCAGCTATGCCGGCAGCCACATGGAAGGCTTCCATGGTGCGGTCATGGCCCTGGTGGAGCAGTTGGCCGCACCGGCAGAAAGCGATTCAGTGTCGGGTCAGGCAATGCCGACCGAGGCGGGGATCAACCTTTTTCCCGGCCTGGTCTCGCCGGCGGACCTGCGCCTGCTTAAAGATATCCTGGCTGAATTCAACCTGCCGGCCACCATCCTGCCCGACTTCTCCGATACCCTGGATGGCCCGGCCCTGGAAGATTATCCCCTGATTCCCCCAGGCGGCACCGAAATCGCCGCCATCGCCGGGATGGGCCGGGCGGCGGTCAGCATCGAATTTGGCCGCACCATCCCGGATAATTTATCCGCCGCCGGCTGGCTGGCAGCTCAACGGGGAGTAAGCCGCAAGCAATTGGGGCTGCCGCTGGGGCTGCGGGAAACCGATCGCTTGATGGAGTTGTTGGCCCAATTGGCGGCGAGCCGGTCGGCCCCCACCGGCTGCGAAGAATCCCCAACTTCGGCACAACCTGCCTTGCCACCCCGCCAGGCGGCCGCCCGTGGCCGCCTGCTGGATGCCATGGTGGACGGCCACAAGTACCTGGCCGGTAAAAGGGCGCTGGTTTACGGCGAAGAAGACCTGGTGGTAGGGCTGAGCTCGCTTTTGGCGGAACTGGGTATCCGGCCGGTGCTCTGCGCCTCCGGCGGCAAAAGCGGCAAGCTGGCGGCTGCCATCGGCGAGGTGACCGGCGAGCTGCTGCCTGCCGGCAGTAGCCCGGAGGTTTACGAGGATTGCGATTTCTTCGATATCGCCGAAAGGGCCCGGCAGCTCAAGCCGGATCTGATCATCGGCCACAGCAAGGGTTATTCCCTGGCCCGGGAACTGGCCATTCCTCTGATCCGGTTGGGGTTCCCCATTCACGACCGGCTGGGCGGCCAGCGGATTCTCCACCTGGGCTACCAGGGCGCCCAGCAGCTTTTCGATACCATCGTCAACACCCTGATCGCCCACAAACAGGACAGCTCGCCGGTGGGCTACAGCTACATGTGA
- the katG gene encoding catalase/peroxidase HPI, with translation MSEMSKCPVTGKTGSTTAGRGPTTRDWWPKQLNLGILHQHAPASNPLGPDFNYAEEFKKLDLAALKKDLVALMTDSQEWWPADWGHYGGLMIRMAWHSAGTYRTGDGRGGGGTGNQRFAPVNSWPDNANLDKSRRLLWPIKQKYGNQISWADLMILAGNCALESMGFKTFGFGGGRQDIWQPEEDIYWGSEAEWLGDKRYSDSGERKLENPLAAVQMGLIYVNPEGPNGNPDPVASGRDVRETFARMGMNDEETVALTAGGHTFGKCHGAGPASHVGPEPEAAPLEEQGLGWKNAMGSGKGGDTITSGIEGAWKPNPTKWDMGYLNTLFKYEWELVKSPAGANQWLAKDVAEEDMIPDAHDPSKKRRPMMTTADLSMRFDPIYEPIARRYQQNPEEFADAFARAWFKLTHRDMGPKARYLGPEVPQEDLIWQDPLPAVDHPLIDDGDIADLKAKVLASGLSGEELIATAWASAATFRGSDKRGGANGARVRLAPQKDWAVNQPAQLTKVLGGLETIRQEFNGAQSGGKKVSLADLIVLGGCAAVEAAAKAAGHAIEVPFTPGRADASQEQTDVKSFAIMEPEADGFRNYQKQTYSVTAEEMLVDKAHLLTLSAPEMTVLVGGLRVLGANVDQSPHGVFTKRPGQLTNDFFVNLLDMATVWQPTSDARETFEGRDRNSGELKWTGTRVDLVFGSNSQLRALAEVYAQDDTREKFVDDFVAAWNKVMNLDRFDLA, from the coding sequence ATGAGTGAAATGAGTAAGTGCCCGGTAACCGGTAAAACCGGCAGCACCACCGCCGGCAGAGGCCCAACAACCCGCGACTGGTGGCCCAAGCAGCTCAACCTGGGCATCCTTCACCAGCACGCCCCGGCCTCCAACCCCCTGGGGCCAGACTTCAACTACGCCGAAGAGTTCAAAAAGCTCGATCTGGCGGCGCTGAAGAAGGATCTGGTCGCCCTGATGACCGATTCTCAGGAGTGGTGGCCGGCCGATTGGGGCCACTACGGCGGCCTGATGATCCGCATGGCCTGGCATAGCGCCGGCACCTACCGCACCGGGGATGGCCGGGGCGGGGGCGGCACCGGCAACCAGCGGTTCGCCCCGGTCAACAGCTGGCCCGACAACGCCAACCTGGACAAGTCCCGCCGCCTGCTCTGGCCGATTAAGCAGAAATACGGCAACCAAATCTCTTGGGCCGACCTGATGATTTTAGCGGGCAACTGCGCCCTGGAATCCATGGGTTTCAAAACCTTCGGCTTCGGCGGCGGCCGGCAAGACATCTGGCAACCGGAAGAGGACATCTACTGGGGTTCCGAGGCCGAATGGCTGGGTGATAAGCGCTATAGCGACAGCGGCGAGCGCAAGCTGGAAAATCCCCTGGCCGCCGTGCAGATGGGGCTGATCTACGTGAATCCCGAAGGCCCCAACGGTAACCCCGACCCGGTGGCCTCCGGCCGCGATGTGCGGGAAACCTTCGCCCGCATGGGGATGAACGACGAGGAAACCGTGGCCCTGACCGCCGGCGGCCACACCTTCGGCAAATGCCACGGCGCCGGGCCGGCATCGCACGTGGGCCCCGAACCGGAAGCCGCACCGCTGGAAGAGCAGGGGCTGGGCTGGAAGAACGCCATGGGCAGCGGCAAAGGCGGAGACACCATCACCAGCGGCATTGAGGGCGCCTGGAAACCCAATCCCACCAAATGGGACATGGGCTACCTCAACACCCTGTTCAAATACGAATGGGAGCTGGTCAAGAGCCCGGCCGGGGCCAATCAGTGGCTGGCCAAGGACGTGGCCGAGGAGGATATGATCCCCGACGCCCACGACCCGTCCAAAAAACGCCGGCCGATGATGACCACCGCCGACCTCTCCATGCGCTTCGACCCGATCTACGAGCCCATCGCCCGGCGCTACCAGCAGAACCCCGAGGAGTTCGCCGATGCCTTTGCCCGGGCCTGGTTCAAGCTGACCCACCGCGACATGGGGCCCAAGGCCCGTTACCTGGGGCCGGAAGTGCCGCAAGAAGACCTGATCTGGCAGGATCCCCTGCCCGCCGTTGATCACCCCCTGATCGACGATGGTGACATCGCCGATCTCAAGGCCAAGGTGCTGGCCTCGGGCCTGTCGGGGGAGGAACTGATTGCCACCGCCTGGGCCTCGGCAGCCACCTTCCGGGGCTCGGACAAGCGGGGCGGGGCCAATGGCGCCCGTGTCCGCCTGGCGCCGCAGAAGGACTGGGCCGTGAACCAGCCGGCGCAATTGACCAAGGTGCTGGGGGGGCTGGAAACCATCCGGCAGGAGTTCAACGGCGCCCAGAGCGGCGGCAAAAAGGTTTCGCTGGCCGACCTGATCGTGCTGGGTGGTTGCGCGGCGGTGGAAGCGGCGGCCAAGGCGGCCGGGCACGCCATTGAGGTGCCCTTCACCCCCGGTCGCGCCGATGCCTCCCAGGAACAGACCGATGTCAAGTCGTTTGCGATCATGGAACCCGAGGCCGACGGTTTTCGCAACTACCAGAAGCAGACTTACAGCGTCACCGCCGAAGAGATGCTGGTGGACAAGGCCCACCTGTTGACCCTGAGCGCCCCGGAGATGACGGTGCTGGTCGGTGGGCTGCGGGTGCTGGGGGCCAATGTGGACCAGTCGCCGCATGGCGTCTTTACCAAGCGGCCGGGCCAGTTGACCAACGATTTTTTTGTTAACCTGCTGGACATGGCCACCGTCTGGCAGCCCACTTCCGACGCCCGGGAAACCTTTGAGGGGCGCGACCGCAACAGCGGCGAGCTCAAGTGGACCGGCACCCGGGTGGACCTGGTTTTCGGCTCCAACTCCCAGTTGCGGGCCCTGGCCGAGGTCTATGCCCAAGATGATACCCGGGAAAAATTCGTCGACGATTTCGTGGCCGCCTGGAACAAGGTCATGAACCTCGATCGCTTCGACCTGGCCTGA